Within the Flavobacterium sp. 9R genome, the region GCCCTTGTTGCAACCAATCAATTCCCCCCATAATCCTCTCGTTATCATAAGAAAGTACCTGTCTGCCTAATGTTGTGCTCCAATTTTCATTAAAATGGTATTTGGCCCAAGCTTCAAAAACAGCTAAACCATTTTTACCTGCTGTGGCCGTCGTAGCTGCATCGCCCCAAGTTCGAATGTCTTGAACACTTAATTTGGCGGTCAATCTTTCTTGGTGAAAAGCAAGATTCAATCGAGAACGTTGTGCAATAAACGAGGTGGCTTCCTCTGTATCTAAAAGAGGACTTTTAAAACCATTTCTAAATTCAAAACGAGGGCGTAATTGAAGATTTATATCAAATTCTTGTGCAATTGCATTGGCATTTACAACTATAAAAACAGTCAGTACTATTCTTTTCAAAGTAGTCATACACATATTTTTTTGATTTTATAACGATTCAAAGATAAAAGATGTTTTTATCCTTAATTATGATAAAAATCATTTTATTATAAATTTATTAAAAAAAATATGAATATGCATATTTAAAATGGCGCAAGTATAACAATATTTTGAGCCAAGGATATATAATCCATTATTAAACAACACATTAATAGAAGTAAAAAATTAAAGAAAGTATGTCTTTATAACTATTCTTTAGAGAATTTGTTACTATTTATTAAACCAGCAAAATTTCAATAAGTGTATCTGAGACCAAATCTCATTTCAGTTATAGTTATTCAATTAATTATTTCGATGTTATATCCACAAGCCTTGATGACCTATTCATAGCAAGGAATAAAACATCATCAATTAAAAAAAAAGAAAAAAACTAGAATCAATCAATGTATAATTGTTGGTTCTAGTTTTCTAAAATGAATTAATAAGTCTCATAATATTTTGAAAGTCAGTACTTAATTAAAAGTAAAAATCAACAAAACAAATGTTTTTTTTAATTACAAAACAGAAAATTAATAAGAATATAACTATTTTGCTTCCTCAATTATTTTAGTCACTGTAGCATCTGAATTAACCCCAAGCCCTTCTTGCTGAAAAACAAGTTCACCTTGAGTATTAAACACACTAATAATATTAGAATGAGAGAAATCTATAGGAGAAACTTTTTTGTAATTAACGGCTAATACTGCGGCAAACTCACGGGTATTCTCTTCAGAAGACCTAAGAAAAAGCCATGGTTTGGCATCCATTTTATTTTCTATTGCAAAAGCCTTTAATCGTTTTGGAGTATCCACTTTTGGATCAATACTCACCAAAATGAGTTGCACCTTGTCTTTAATTTTGTTTGGTAAGCGACTTTCTATGTTTCTCATATCGGCAACGAGTCTAGGGCAAGCTGCTTTACAGGAGGTGTAAATCATGACCATAACCAAAACTTTGCCTTTTAAATCTTTCATCTCCATATTTTGACCCTCTTGTGAGGTCCATTGTGAAGGCAAATTATAGATAGACAAATCTGAAATTGGTTTTTCTTTGACAACAGACTCCTTTTTTTGACAACTTTGCAAAGAAAGAAAAAACAATAGAAGAGGTAATGCTAAAATAGAGGATCGGTTCAATAACACCCTCGTTTTTTTGTGATTGAATAACAATAATTTCATTTTGAAACGTTTTTATAGATTTGGATACTACTTATCTTTAGCACATCTAAAACCTAAATTCTTAGTTGTATAATTTGCCTTGAGGCTCCCCCTAAAAGCGTAACGCATAAAAGCGGCATAATTCATCAAATCGGTAGCATTTACCGAACCGCTTCCGCAAAAGAGATTTTTATCGGTAGCTTTATCTTTTCGAGACTCACCAGAAAGAAAAATACTGTTGAAGTCGGCTGTCCATTCCCAAACCAAACCATGCATATCATACACTCCCCAATAATTTTTATAGGTTTTCCCTATCGGATTTAAATAGGTTTTGGGTTTTTCGTACCAAGACATAATGTATTTATTAAACTCCTCTTTGGCACGGGCATCGATACGTTTTTCATCAGCCATAGCAACATATTCCCATTCGTCCATAGTAGGCAATCGTTTCCCTTGACACTCGCAATATTTTTTGGCAGCAAACCAAGAAACATTAGTCACAGGAGCGTTTTCCAAGTTATTTTTACCATAATTATAATCACCTTGCCATTGATAGAGATAACTTTTGTCGGCAAAAAGGGCTTTCATTTGAGAACGACTATAGGCTGGATTTTTTTTTACAAATGCAAGATATTGCGCATTGGTAACTGGATATATATCGATACTAAAAGAAGCTACTTGTACTGGTTTTTTTGAAGTTGTACCATAGAGGGGGACAAAAGCCCCCCTATTTATGGTAGCCATTTTTACATTTTGAGCATAAAAAGTATAATCAATGAAGAATAAAATGAAGATAAATATTTTTTTAAAGGATATCATTGAAAAACTTTTTTGCTGGATCTGTATTATTTTCTTTGGGCTTTTACCATAGCTGGTGTAACCACTGTTTTATTATTACCCCAACTTGCATATACATAAGTCAATGCATCTGCAATTTGTTGATCGCTTAACGCTTGTGCAGGCATTGCTCCACTGAATTTTTTTCCGTTTACTGTAATAGGTCCTGATAGTCCTTTTACTACACCTTTTATGGCGCGATTAACATCTTTGTTTAGATAATCGGATTTTGCTAATGGAGGAAAAGCACCAGGAATACCTTGCCCAGTTGGCTGATGACAAGCTACACAAACTTTATCATAAACTCCTTTTCCTTTAACAGCATTTTGGCTAAAACCACACCAACTCATTACTAGCATTGCGCTAGTCAAAACATACTTTTTCATTGATTTTTTTTTTTAGATTATAATTGATTGTAAAATATTAATGCGATGCAACTGGTTTTGGTGTTGGTTTAGCTCTTACCGTTTTTACTTTTGCAGCCGTTACCACTGTTTTATTATTTCCCCAACTGTTATATACGTATGTCAAAACATCAGCTACTTCTTCATCTGTTAAGTTTTGACTAGTCATAACATTATTAAATTTTTTACCATTCACAGTAATTTCTCCACTTAAACCGTTTAATACAGCACCGATTGCTCTTTCTGTATTTGCGTTTAAGAAATCAGATTTTGCCAATGGAGGAAATGCATTAGGAACTCCTTGTCCTTCGGACTGATGACAAGCAAAACAGGTTCTACCGTACAATTCTTTACCTGATTTAATTTGCTCAGGAACATTCTTAGCTACCACTTTCTTGGAGGCTCCATTTTCTTTTGGCATATTTTGAATAGTTCCTCCTTCTGGTAGATATATTCCCTCTTGTGTAGTTCCCGAATAAATTGTTTTCTTCTCCTCTCCTTCAACTTTCAACATCCCCAAAGCGCCTTTGTTGAAGGCTCTGAAAATAGAATGATCTACCAAAATAAAAGTTCCAGGAACATCTACTTTAAATTCTACTATAGCCGAGCCACCAGCTGGAATTAGTGTTGTTTGGACATTTTCGTTAATCAAATCTCCCCCTTCAATATGCACTTTGTCAAATATTTCACCTATAATATGAAAAGAAGACACCAAATTAGGACCTCCATTTCCCATAAAAATCCTAACGGTTTCTCCTACTTTAGCCGTAATTGCCTTATCTCCAGCCACTGCTCCCACTTTTCCGTTAAAAACAACATAATCTGGCTGTTCCTTTATTGCTTTATTCATATCAAAAGGCTGAGATCCCTGTTCTCCATAAGCACCTTTGGTATAAAAGTCTCCTTGCATGATGTAATATTCTTTGTCTACTGGAGGTAATCCCCCTTCGGGTTCCACCAATATCAAACCATACATACCGTTGGCAATATGCATACCAACTGGAGCTGTAGCACAATGATAGACATATAACCCAGGATTTATTGTTTTAAAATTGAAAACTTTTTCATGACCTGGAGCCACTAGTGAAGAGGTCGCTCCTCCACCAGGACCTGTCACCGCATGCAAATCAATATTATGCGGCATTTTATTATCGGGGTGGTTTTTCAAATGAAATTCTACCTCATCACCAACTCTAGTTCGTATAAAACTTCCGGGAACAGATCCTCCAAATGTCCAATAAGTATATTTTACACCATCGACCATTTCGCCTTCTTCTTCTTTAATTTCCATATTCACAACTAGTTTTGTTGCGGATCTATCACCTATGGGCTTAGGTACAAATGGTGGTGCGGTTAACTCTGCCTCTTTTTGTCCTTCAACTATTATATCTTGGTAATCGTTAACTCCATTTTCTTTTTTGGAACAGGAAGAAAAAATTAACAATCCCAATATAAAAAAAGGGAACCAGATGAAATGTTTTTGAATATTTAATTTGGTTTTCATAATGTTTTATGTTAAAAGTTAGTTATCAAATAAAAGACTTTTTTGTCTTTTATTTGAACATAAAATTATAATACTTTAGCGGATTAAAAACTGACAATTATCATGTTATTAACTTTTATTTAAGATATTTTTACAAAGAGAATTATTCCCATTAACAAAAAAAGCACAAGAAGTAAAGAGCCTTTCCAAAACGAGTTTGCTTTTTTTAACTCCATAAACTGAAAACTTACAACTAAAAATTTACAAACACTTAAGAAAAGAATTAATCCAACTTTTGGTAAAATACTATAATTAAAAGAAGCTATCAATCCTGAAAAAATAGTGAATGAAATCAATATAAAATAGCTTAAAATTAAACTCCTTTTCATGTTCAAAAAAGTGTGTAAATAATTGGAAATAATAACAACCAAATCAGATCGCAAAGATGCCAAAAAGCGGCACTTGCTTCAACATCCTCAAGTGTAGTAGCTGAATTTTTCTTGGTCATCAAGTAATTTATCCAAACCAAAATTATTAATCCAACGATAACATGAATTACATGGAATCCAGTCAATAACCAATAAAAAGTATAAAACAGATTGGTATCTAATGAAATACCACTTTCTATTTTTTGATAATACTCTGTCCCCTTAAGTATCAAGAACAAAACGCCTCCCAACATAGCCAATTGAAAAAACATTGACGATTTTTGAATTTCATTGTTCTTATATAGATGCACAGCATTTGCCATAAAAAATCCACTTGTTAATAAAAATACCGTATTTATTATTCCAAAAGTAGTGTTTAACTGCATTCTTGATTGATGAAAAATAGCCGTGTTTTCATTTCCGTAATACGCAAATGCTACCAATGCAATCCCAAAAGTGATGAGTTCCAAAAAAATGATTATCCACATTAGAATTCCTCCCGGTGGATAGTAGAAATTCTGATAATTTATTTTTAATCTATCCATAAGTTATTATTGAAGTTCCACTAAACATAGCTTTCCAAAATAAGACTCGATCATTCAATGAGTTTACTTCCGGTTTATTTCCAATCCAACAACCGTTTTTCTCCCTCAATTTTTTTAATATCAGTGATATCCTGAGACATTTCGATCACACCTTTATAATTTTTATTAGCATCCCTCACCGCGAAATAACGTATGTAAATTAATCGCTCTTTGTGGTTTATCCAAAATGAAGATTCATTTTGAGTGCCTTTTCTAAATTCTTCCAAAATTTTAAGCACCGTTCCAACGCTTTTTGGCGGATGACAAAATTTTACTTCACGACCAATAATCCCAGCGCTTCTCGGAAAAACACGCTCTTCGCCTCTATTGTAAAAAATTACTTTGTCGTTTTCATCCACATAAGTCAAATCCAATGGCATCGTTCTAAATAATAAATTGACTTGCTCGACAGTCATATACCCTTCATCATAATGAGAAGTGTTTTCTAATGCAAAAGGAATTTCGCGAACCTTAAAATCTTCGCTTGGATGCACATATTCCATTTTTGGAAAAGACGGGGGTGTTTCAGCTAACATCCAACCAATTTCTTCCTCACCTCTACGCATTTCTATCCAATCACTTTCGGTTAAGATATCTAATGCATTTGGAAATAGAACATCCTCTTCGACACTCATCAATCGATTGATTCCATTGATTAAAAATGGAGTATTGACTTCTATTTTTTCTAGATTATCCATTTTGAGATAGTGCTGAATCAATCGAAACTGCTCTCTCAAGGTATCATGAAATGACCACAT harbors:
- a CDS encoding cytochrome c oxidase subunit 3, with translation MDRLKINYQNFYYPPGGILMWIIIFLELITFGIALVAFAYYGNENTAIFHQSRMQLNTTFGIINTVFLLTSGFFMANAVHLYKNNEIQKSSMFFQLAMLGGVLFLILKGTEYYQKIESGISLDTNLFYTFYWLLTGFHVIHVIVGLIILVWINYLMTKKNSATTLEDVEASAAFWHLCDLIWLLLFPIIYTLF
- the nirK gene encoding copper-containing nitrite reductase; this translates as MKTKLNIQKHFIWFPFFILGLLIFSSCSKKENGVNDYQDIIVEGQKEAELTAPPFVPKPIGDRSATKLVVNMEIKEEEGEMVDGVKYTYWTFGGSVPGSFIRTRVGDEVEFHLKNHPDNKMPHNIDLHAVTGPGGGATSSLVAPGHEKVFNFKTINPGLYVYHCATAPVGMHIANGMYGLILVEPEGGLPPVDKEYYIMQGDFYTKGAYGEQGSQPFDMNKAIKEQPDYVVFNGKVGAVAGDKAITAKVGETVRIFMGNGGPNLVSSFHIIGEIFDKVHIEGGDLINENVQTTLIPAGGSAIVEFKVDVPGTFILVDHSIFRAFNKGALGMLKVEGEEKKTIYSGTTQEGIYLPEGGTIQNMPKENGASKKVVAKNVPEQIKSGKELYGRTCFACHQSEGQGVPNAFPPLAKSDFLNANTERAIGAVLNGLSGEITVNGKKFNNVMTSQNLTDEEVADVLTYVYNSWGNNKTVVTAAKVKTVRAKPTPKPVASH
- a CDS encoding DUF438 domain-containing protein, whose protein sequence is MQDTHQTPRLPEGHPVWIYLQEKKLIESLLQEIKYVKPKNDLLQFINIFNQLFTIEKRFARKENQLFPFLEKKGWLGPSQGMWSFHDTLREQFRLIQHYLKMDNLEKIEVNTPFLINGINRLMSVEEDVLFPNALDILTESDWIEMRRGEEEIGWMLAETPPSFPKMEYVHPSEDFKVREIPFALENTSHYDEGYMTVEQVNLLFRTMPLDLTYVDENDKVIFYNRGEERVFPRSAGIIGREVKFCHPPKSVGTVLKILEEFRKGTQNESSFWINHKERLIYIRYFAVRDANKNYKGVIEMSQDITDIKKIEGEKRLLDWK
- a CDS encoding SCO family protein codes for the protein MKLLLFNHKKTRVLLNRSSILALPLLLFFLSLQSCQKKESVVKEKPISDLSIYNLPSQWTSQEGQNMEMKDLKGKVLVMVMIYTSCKAACPRLVADMRNIESRLPNKIKDKVQLILVSIDPKVDTPKRLKAFAIENKMDAKPWLFLRSSEENTREFAAVLAVNYKKVSPIDFSHSNIISVFNTQGELVFQQEGLGVNSDATVTKIIEEAK
- a CDS encoding formylglycine-generating enzyme family protein, with product MISFKKIFIFILFFIDYTFYAQNVKMATINRGAFVPLYGTTSKKPVQVASFSIDIYPVTNAQYLAFVKKNPAYSRSQMKALFADKSYLYQWQGDYNYGKNNLENAPVTNVSWFAAKKYCECQGKRLPTMDEWEYVAMADEKRIDARAKEEFNKYIMSWYEKPKTYLNPIGKTYKNYWGVYDMHGLVWEWTADFNSIFLSGESRKDKATDKNLFCGSGSVNATDLMNYAAFMRYAFRGSLKANYTTKNLGFRCAKDK